The following coding sequences lie in one Manis javanica isolate MJ-LG chromosome X, MJ_LKY, whole genome shotgun sequence genomic window:
- the MSL3 gene encoding MSL complex subunit 3 isoform X2 — protein MNASEGMKFKFHSGEKVLCFEPDPTKARVLYDAKIVDVIVGKDEKGRKIPEYLIHFNGWNRSWDRWAAEDHVLRDTDENRRLQRKLARKAVARLRRTGRKKKRCRLPGVDSVLKSLPVEEKDENDENSISSSTDDSSEEKDEEISEESDIEEKTEVKEEPELHTKREMEERTITIEIPEVLKKKLEDDCYYINRRKRLVKLPCQTNIITILESYVKHFAINAAFSAHERPRHHHAVPHTNMNVHYIPAEKNVDLCKEMVDGLRITFDYTLPLVLLYPYEQVQYKKVTSSKFFLPIKESATNPNRNQEELSPSPPLLNPSTPQSTESQPTTGEPATPKRRKAEPEALQSLRRSTRHSANCDRLSESSASPQPKRRQQDTSASMPKLFLHLEKKTPVHSRSSSPVPLTPSREGSTVFAGFEGRRTNEINEQALAHFFYRRPDSKYFRLCRLHCVQNIYLQKQP, from the exons ATGAACGCGAGCGAGGGCATGAAATTTAAATTCCACTCAGGGGAGAAAGTGCTGTGCTTCGAGCCTGACCCCACCAAGGCGCGAGTGCTGTACGATGCCAAG ATTGTCGATGTTATTGTTGGAAAAGacgaaaaaggcagaaaaatcccAGAATATCTGATCCATTTTAATGGTTGGAACAGAAG CTGGGATAGATGGGCAGCTGAAGATCATGTCCTTCGTGACACGGATGAAAATCGGAGATTACAGCGTAAACTGGCAAGAAAAGCTGTAGCTCGCCT GAGACgcacaggaagaaagaagaaacgcTGCAGGTTGCCTGGTGTCGACTCCGTCTTAAAAAGCCTCCCCGttgaagaaaaagatgaaaatgatgAAAACT CAATAAGCAGTTCCACTGATGACAGCAGTGAAGAAAAGGATGAAGAAATAAGTGAAGAAAGTGATATTGAAGAAAAGACTGAAGTG AAGGAAGAACCAGAGCTGCACACGaaaagggaaatggaagaaagaacaaTAACTATAGAAATCCCTGAAGTTCTGAAGAAGAAGCTTGAGGATGATTGTTACTACATCAACAGGAGGAAACGG TTAGTGAAACTTCCATGCCAGACCAACATCATAACTATTTTGGAATCCTACGTGAAGCATTTTGCTATCAATGCAGCCTTTTCAGCCCATGAGAGGCCTCGTCACCATCATGCTGTGCCACACACCAACATGAATGTGCATTATATCCCGGCAGAGAAGAA CGTTGACCTTTGTAAGGAGATGGTGGATGGATTAAGGATAACTTTTGATTACACTCTCCCATTGGTTTTGCTCTATCCGTATGAACAAGTGCAGTATAAAAAGGTGACTTCGTCCAAATTTTTTCTTCCAATTAAAGAAAGTGCCACCAACCCTAATAG GAACCAGGAGGAGCTGTCTCCAAGCCCCCCTTTGTTGAATCCATCCACACCACAGTCCACGGAGAGTCAGCCAACCACAGGTGAACCGGCCACCCCCAAAAGGCGCAAAGCCGAGCCAGAAGCCTTGCAGTCCCTGAGGCGGTCAACACGCCACTCTGCCAACTGCGACAGGCTGTCTGAGAGCAGTGCCTCTCCTCAGCCCAAGCGCCGGCAGCAGGACACGTCCGCCAGCATGCCCAAGCTGTTCCTGCACCTGGAAAAGA agaCACCTGTGCATAGCAGATCATCCTCGCCTGTTCCTCTGACCCCTAGCAGGGAAGGGAGTACTGTGTTTGCCGGCTTTGAAGGCAGAAGAACTAATGAAATAAACGAG cAGGCATTGGCACACTTTTTCTACAGAAGGCCAGACAGCAAGTACTTTAGACTTTGCAGGCTACACTGTGTCCAGAATATCTATctacaaaagcagccatag